The proteins below are encoded in one region of Mycobacterium pseudokansasii:
- a CDS encoding class I SAM-dependent methyltransferase, translated as MVRTDRDRWDLATSVGATATMVAAQRALAASREFALIDDPFAAPLVRAVGMDVYTRMVDGQIPVQEGSEFDPERVARGMACRTRFYDRFFLEAARSGVGQVVILASGLDARAYRLPWPKGTVVYEVDMPEVIAFKTSTLSGLGAEPTARRRTVAVDLRDDWAAAVQAAGFDGQVPSAWSAEGLLVYLPEDAQDALFDNITVLSAPGSRLAFEFVPDTAIFADERWRSHHDRMSELGFDIDFNDLVYHGERSHIIEHLSGQGWQTSSHTVKELHQANGFEYPDDELATAFADVTYTSAVLGR; from the coding sequence ATGGTGCGCACCGATCGTGATCGCTGGGATCTTGCGACGAGCGTCGGCGCGACCGCAACCATGGTGGCCGCTCAGCGCGCGCTGGCTGCGAGCCGCGAGTTTGCCCTGATTGATGACCCATTCGCCGCGCCATTGGTGCGGGCGGTCGGCATGGACGTCTATACCCGGATGGTGGACGGGCAGATTCCGGTGCAGGAGGGTTCCGAGTTCGACCCGGAGCGGGTGGCCCGCGGGATGGCCTGCCGGACCAGGTTCTACGACCGGTTCTTCCTCGAGGCCGCGCGCAGCGGCGTCGGCCAGGTGGTCATCCTGGCGTCCGGCCTGGATGCCCGCGCCTACCGACTGCCGTGGCCCAAGGGCACCGTCGTCTACGAAGTCGACATGCCAGAGGTGATCGCGTTCAAGACGTCAACGCTGAGCGGTCTCGGCGCCGAGCCCACCGCCCGGCGTCGCACCGTGGCGGTCGATTTGCGCGACGACTGGGCCGCCGCGGTGCAGGCGGCGGGCTTCGACGGGCAGGTCCCCTCGGCGTGGAGTGCCGAAGGGTTGCTGGTCTACCTGCCCGAGGACGCGCAGGACGCCCTGTTCGACAACATCACCGTGTTGAGCGCCCCCGGCAGTCGGCTGGCGTTCGAATTCGTGCCCGACACCGCGATTTTCGCCGACGAGCGGTGGCGCTCCCATCACGACCGGATGAGCGAACTCGGGTTCGACATCGACTTCAACGACCTGGTGTATCACGGCGAACGCAGCCATATCATCGAGCATCTATCTGGCCAGGGCTGGCAGACGTCGTCGCACACCGTCAAGGAACTCCACCAAGCCAATGGCTTCGAATATCCCGACGACGAACTCGCGACCGCGTTCGCCGACGTGACCTACACCAGTGCGGTGCTCGGGCGGTGA
- a CDS encoding nucleoside deaminase: protein MIDFAQRTIDLAHQNVAEGGRPFATVIVKDGEILAESANKVAQTNDPTAHAEILAIREACTRLGTEHLVGTTIYVLAHPCPMCLGSLYYCSPDEVVFLTTRDAYEPHYVDDRKYFELATFYEEFAKDWRDRRLPMRYEPRPAAVDVYRFWQERNGGRRTATAVPAGQTGADLDAC from the coding sequence ATGATCGACTTCGCCCAGCGCACCATCGATCTCGCTCACCAGAACGTCGCCGAGGGCGGCCGCCCCTTTGCGACGGTCATCGTCAAAGACGGCGAGATCCTTGCCGAAAGCGCCAACAAGGTCGCGCAGACCAACGATCCCACCGCGCACGCTGAGATCCTTGCCATCCGCGAGGCCTGCACCAGGCTGGGTACCGAGCACCTGGTGGGTACCACTATTTACGTGTTGGCGCACCCGTGCCCCATGTGCCTCGGATCGCTGTACTACTGCTCGCCCGACGAAGTGGTATTTCTGACGACGCGCGACGCCTACGAGCCGCATTACGTCGACGACCGCAAATACTTCGAACTTGCCACCTTCTATGAGGAATTCGCCAAGGACTGGCGGGATCGGCGCCTGCCAATGCGGTACGAGCCGCGCCCCGCCGCCGTCGATGTCTACCGCTTCTGGCAGGAACGCAACGGCGGACGACGCACGGCCACCGCGGTTCCGGCCGGTCAGACCGGCGCCGACCTGGACGCCTGTTGA
- a CDS encoding ArsR/SmtB family transcription factor, whose translation MHASNRPTRLPDDQAGLVVEVFRMLADATRVQILWSLATTEMSVNELAEHVRKPAPSVSQHLAKLRMARLVRTRRDGTTIFYSLENDHVRQLVIDAVFNAEHAGPGVPRHHRGDGLQAVAATPDAG comes from the coding sequence ATGCACGCAAGTAACAGACCAACGAGGTTGCCCGACGACCAGGCCGGCCTCGTGGTCGAGGTGTTCCGGATGCTCGCCGACGCCACCCGCGTACAAATTCTGTGGTCCCTGGCAACTACGGAGATGTCGGTCAACGAGCTGGCCGAACATGTACGCAAGCCGGCGCCGTCGGTGTCCCAGCATCTGGCCAAGCTGCGGATGGCGCGCTTGGTGCGCACCCGCCGCGACGGTACGACGATCTTCTACAGCCTGGAAAACGACCACGTGCGCCAACTCGTTATCGACGCCGTCTTCAACGCCGAGCACGCCGGTCCCGGCGTGCCCCGCCACCACCGCGGCGACGGACTGCAGGCAGTCGCGGCAACACCAGACGCTGGATAA
- a CDS encoding oxygenase MpaB family protein: MTQDTSASCPLTSAKVQSSAGGAAAAALAAPTDSVAGGCPVSPLGYDAPPVPLGPDSLTWRYFGDWRGMLQGPWAGSMQNMHPQLGAAVEEHSTFFRERWPRLLRSLYPIGGVVFDGDRAPVTGAEVRDYHVDIKGVDAAGRRYHALNPDVFYWAHATFFVGTLHVAERFCGGLTEAQKRQLFDEHVQWYRMYGMSMRPVPASWEEFQVYWDHMCRNVLENNFAARAVLDLTDLPKPPFAQWIPDRLWALQRRLLAPFFVWLTVGLYDPAVRELMGYQWSRRDEWLYRRFGELVRLVFAAVPRRYRKHPRARAGWDRVSGRIPADTPLVQTPARNLPPLDERDNPAHYCPKV; the protein is encoded by the coding sequence GTGACTCAAGATACGTCTGCTTCGTGCCCGCTGACCAGCGCCAAGGTGCAATCCTCGGCGGGTGGCGCCGCTGCCGCGGCCCTTGCGGCGCCGACCGACTCGGTCGCCGGCGGTTGCCCGGTTTCGCCGCTGGGTTACGACGCGCCACCAGTGCCGCTCGGCCCGGATTCGCTGACCTGGCGATACTTCGGCGACTGGCGCGGCATGCTGCAGGGTCCCTGGGCGGGGTCCATGCAGAACATGCATCCCCAGCTCGGGGCGGCGGTCGAGGAGCACTCGACGTTCTTTCGGGAGCGCTGGCCGCGGCTGTTGCGGTCGCTGTATCCGATCGGCGGCGTGGTTTTCGACGGCGACCGGGCTCCGGTCACCGGCGCGGAGGTGCGCGACTACCACGTGGACATCAAGGGCGTCGACGCTGCGGGGCGCCGCTACCACGCATTGAACCCGGACGTCTTCTACTGGGCGCATGCCACGTTCTTCGTCGGGACCCTGCACGTCGCCGAGCGGTTCTGCGGTGGCCTGACCGAGGCGCAGAAGCGTCAGCTCTTCGACGAACACGTCCAGTGGTATCGGATGTACGGCATGAGCATGCGGCCCGTGCCGGCATCCTGGGAGGAATTTCAGGTCTACTGGGACCACATGTGTCGCAACGTGCTGGAGAACAACTTTGCGGCGCGGGCCGTGCTGGATTTGACCGATTTGCCCAAACCTCCCTTCGCCCAATGGATTCCGGACAGGTTGTGGGCCCTGCAGCGTAGGCTGTTGGCGCCGTTCTTCGTCTGGCTCACGGTCGGCCTGTACGACCCGGCGGTGCGCGAACTGATGGGTTACCAGTGGTCGCGCCGAGACGAATGGCTATACCGCCGCTTCGGCGAACTTGTCCGTCTGGTCTTCGCCGCCGTGCCGCGCCGGTACCGGAAGCACCCGCGGGCGCGGGCCGGCTGGGACCGGGTCAGCGGGCGGATCCCGGCCGACACCCCGCTGGTGCAGACTCCGGCGCGCAACCTGCCGCCCCTGGATGAGCGCGACAACCCCGCGCACTACTGCCCGAAGGTCTGA
- a CDS encoding TetR/AcrR family transcriptional regulator, with the protein MQAGQKRGRWTGVPLEDRHAVRREDLIAAGVQLLGEKDGPALTVRAVCRKAALTERYFYESFTDREHFVRAVYDDVCTRAMATLMSAHTAREAVERFVALMVDDPVRGRVLLLAPTVEPVLTRSGAEWMPNFIELLQRKLSRIVDPVVQKLVATSLIGALTGLFTAYLNGQLGATRQQFIDYCVDMLLNAAASHVPHRPGHEAWHPTATRPRD; encoded by the coding sequence GTGCAGGCCGGTCAAAAACGAGGCCGCTGGACCGGCGTCCCGCTGGAAGATCGCCACGCCGTACGTCGGGAAGATCTCATCGCCGCCGGCGTGCAGCTGCTCGGCGAAAAGGACGGGCCGGCACTGACGGTACGCGCGGTCTGCCGCAAGGCGGCGCTGACCGAGCGCTACTTCTATGAAAGCTTCACCGACCGTGAACACTTCGTGCGCGCGGTGTACGACGACGTCTGCACCCGGGCCATGGCCACACTCATGTCGGCCCATACCGCCCGGGAAGCCGTGGAACGATTCGTCGCCCTGATGGTCGATGATCCGGTACGCGGGCGGGTGCTGCTGTTGGCGCCGACGGTGGAACCGGTATTGACCCGGTCCGGCGCGGAGTGGATGCCCAATTTCATCGAGCTGCTGCAGCGAAAGCTCTCCCGCATTGTCGATCCGGTTGTGCAGAAACTGGTCGCCACCAGCTTGATCGGCGCTCTGACCGGCCTGTTTACCGCGTACCTGAATGGTCAACTAGGAGCCACACGCCAGCAATTCATCGACTACTGCGTCGACATGCTGCTCAATGCGGCGGCCAGCCATGTGCCGCACCGACCCGGCCACGAAGCCTGGCACCCCACCGCGACGCGGCCTCGCGACTGA
- a CDS encoding acyl-ACP desaturase yields MSAQLTDLQLLHELEPVVEQYLNRHISMHKNWNPHDYIPWSDGKNFYALGGQDWDPEQSKLSDVAQVAMVQNLVTEDNLPSYHREIAMNMGMDGAWGQWVNRWTAEENRHGIALRDYLVVTRSVDPVELEKLRLEVVNRGFSPGQNHQGEYFAESVTDSVIYVSFQELATRVSHRNTGKACNDPVADQLMARISADENLHMIFYRDVSEAAFDLAPNQAMKSLHLILRHFKMPGFLVPEFRRKAVIIAVGGVYDIRIHLDEVVKPVLKKWRIFEREDFTGEAARMRDDLGELMEELEAECDKFEASKQRYLARQARMDERITARKVLTTKGTLRMTGR; encoded by the coding sequence ATGTCAGCCCAGCTGACCGACTTACAGCTGCTGCACGAACTCGAACCGGTCGTCGAGCAGTACCTCAACCGGCACATCAGCATGCACAAGAACTGGAACCCGCACGACTACATTCCGTGGTCGGACGGGAAGAACTTCTACGCCCTCGGCGGCCAGGACTGGGACCCCGAACAGAGCAAGCTTTCCGACGTCGCGCAGGTGGCTATGGTTCAGAACCTGGTCACCGAGGACAATCTGCCGTCCTACCACCGCGAGATCGCAATGAACATGGGCATGGACGGCGCCTGGGGACAGTGGGTCAACCGCTGGACCGCCGAGGAGAACCGGCACGGCATCGCCCTGCGCGACTACCTGGTGGTGACCCGATCTGTCGACCCCGTGGAGCTGGAGAAGCTTCGCCTTGAGGTGGTCAACCGGGGCTTCAGCCCGGGCCAGAACCACCAGGGCGAGTATTTCGCGGAGAGCGTCACCGACTCCGTCATCTACGTGAGTTTCCAGGAGCTGGCAACCCGGGTTTCGCACCGCAACACCGGTAAGGCCTGCAACGACCCGGTGGCCGACCAGCTGATGGCCAGGATCTCCGCCGATGAGAACCTGCACATGATCTTCTACCGCGACGTCAGCGAGGCTGCGTTTGACCTGGCGCCCAACCAGGCGATGAAGTCGCTGCACCTGATTCTTCGCCACTTCAAAATGCCGGGCTTCCTGGTGCCCGAGTTCCGCCGCAAGGCGGTCATCATCGCCGTCGGCGGCGTCTATGACATTCGCATTCACCTCGACGAGGTGGTCAAGCCGGTGCTGAAGAAGTGGCGCATCTTCGAGCGGGAGGACTTCACCGGCGAGGCCGCCCGGATGCGCGACGACCTCGGCGAGCTGATGGAAGAACTCGAGGCGGAGTGCGACAAGTTCGAGGCGTCCAAGCAGCGCTACCTCGCGCGCCAGGCCCGCATGGATGAACGCATCACCGCCAGGAAGGTGCTCACCACCAAGGGCACGCTGAGGATGACCGGACGGTAG
- the dusB gene encoding tRNA dihydrouridine synthase DusB: MRIGSIELASPVVLAPMAGVTNVAFRTLCRDFGSMRGNPLRPASAPLRSPREQAKVGTVSGLYVCEMVTARALVERHPVTMHMTTFAPDESPRSLQLYTVDPDTTYAAARMIADEGLADHIDMNFGCPVPKVTKRGGGAALPFKRRLFGRIVAAAVRATEHTAIPVTVKFRIGIDDAHHTHLDAGRIAEAEGAAAVALHARTAAQRYSGTADWDQIARLKQQVTSIPVLGNGDIYDASDALAMMATTGCDGVVIGRGCLGRPWLFAELSAAFTGRPAPTPPTLGEVADVIRRHGALLAAHFGEDKGMRDIRKHIAWYLHGFPAGSDVRRALALVKTLSELDDLLNRLDGGVAFPSAGNGPRGRQGSPARVALPDGWLDDADDCRVPDGADVMHSGG, from the coding sequence TTGCGTATCGGCTCAATCGAGCTTGCCAGCCCGGTTGTGCTGGCACCGATGGCCGGTGTGACGAACGTCGCGTTCCGCACCCTGTGCCGTGACTTCGGTTCGATGCGTGGCAACCCGCTGCGTCCGGCTTCGGCGCCCTTGCGATCGCCACGAGAACAGGCGAAGGTCGGCACGGTCAGCGGACTCTACGTCTGCGAAATGGTGACCGCCCGCGCGCTGGTCGAGCGGCATCCGGTCACCATGCACATGACGACGTTTGCCCCGGACGAATCGCCCCGCTCGCTGCAGCTCTACACCGTCGACCCGGACACCACCTACGCGGCCGCGCGGATGATCGCCGACGAAGGCCTGGCCGACCACATCGACATGAATTTCGGTTGCCCGGTGCCCAAGGTGACCAAGCGCGGCGGTGGGGCGGCTCTGCCGTTCAAGCGACGGCTGTTCGGCCGGATCGTCGCCGCGGCGGTGCGTGCCACCGAACACACCGCGATACCGGTGACGGTGAAGTTCCGCATCGGCATCGACGACGCTCACCACACCCATCTGGACGCCGGCCGCATCGCGGAGGCCGAGGGTGCCGCCGCGGTCGCTCTGCACGCCCGGACGGCCGCGCAACGGTACTCCGGCACCGCCGACTGGGATCAGATCGCCCGGCTCAAGCAGCAGGTCACGTCCATTCCGGTGCTGGGCAACGGCGACATCTACGACGCCAGCGATGCGCTGGCCATGATGGCCACCACTGGCTGCGACGGCGTCGTCATCGGCCGGGGTTGCCTGGGCCGGCCCTGGCTGTTCGCCGAGTTGTCGGCCGCCTTTACCGGCCGCCCGGCTCCCACCCCGCCCACACTCGGTGAGGTCGCCGACGTCATCCGCCGGCACGGTGCCCTACTGGCGGCACACTTCGGCGAGGACAAGGGCATGCGCGATATCCGCAAGCACATCGCCTGGTACCTGCATGGGTTCCCGGCCGGATCCGACGTCCGGCGAGCGTTAGCGCTGGTCAAAACGTTGAGCGAGCTCGACGACCTGCTGAATCGGTTGGACGGCGGCGTCGCGTTCCCAAGTGCCGGCAACGGCCCCCGCGGCCGGCAGGGTTCACCCGCGCGGGTCGCACTTCCCGACGGTTGGCTGGACGACGCCGACGACTGCCGGGTGCCCGACGGAGCCGACGTCATGCATTCTGGTGGTTGA
- a CDS encoding LCP family protein: MFAPPPEDSLLRWSGVSSGAVAEHRIPDHTAADPAAAPAPVRCHVNGGVSVADLIAKLGAPAPAGPAHRHSAPDPDPVADSPQPSQMDVMDVEVADDDADQLDTQVIATPAYSSELLSELPDLGSVGLAAETAAAEPPEGESAAAARTPVVKRSKTPKSRENQTKKPRSRRRPMLLAGRSLAAMFAVLALVLTGGAWQWSASKNEQLNTVSALDPNSGDIVDPNGQYGDENFLIVGMDSRAGANSEIGAGDTEDAGGARSDTVMLVNIPASRKRVVAVSFPRDLAITPIQCEAWNPDTGKYGPIYDDKKGTWGPRMVYTETKLNSAFSFGGPKCLVKVIQKLSGLSINRFIAIDFVGFGRMVEALGGVEVCSTTALRDYELGTVLEHAGRQVIDGPTALNYVRARQVTTESNGDYGRIKRQQLFLSSLLRSLISEDTLMNLNKLNNVVNMFIGNSYVDNVKTKDLVQLGQSLQHMAAGHVTFVTVPTGVTDQNGDEPPRTADMKALFAAIINDDPLPLENDHNAQTLGNSPTTTPATTKKAPPPNGTGEVQREQVITTSPREITVQVSNGTSTAGLATTAADQLKRNGFNVMTPDDYPNSLKATTVFFSPGNEQAAATVAAAFGNSKVERVTGIGHVVQVVLGPDFSSVTTPPPSGSSVSMQISRNSSTPPTKLPEDLTVTNAADTTCE, from the coding sequence TTGTTCGCTCCGCCGCCCGAGGACAGCTTGCTCCGCTGGTCGGGGGTGTCGTCCGGCGCCGTGGCCGAACACCGCATCCCGGATCACACGGCAGCGGACCCGGCCGCAGCGCCGGCACCGGTCCGCTGTCACGTCAACGGCGGAGTCAGCGTCGCCGACCTGATCGCCAAACTCGGCGCACCTGCCCCCGCCGGTCCTGCTCATCGCCACAGCGCGCCGGACCCCGATCCCGTCGCGGACTCACCGCAACCATCCCAGATGGACGTGATGGACGTGGAGGTCGCCGACGACGACGCGGACCAACTGGACACCCAAGTCATCGCCACTCCGGCCTACTCATCAGAACTTCTCTCCGAGCTGCCCGACCTCGGGTCGGTCGGCTTGGCAGCGGAAACCGCCGCAGCCGAGCCGCCCGAGGGCGAGTCGGCCGCGGCGGCGCGGACACCTGTCGTCAAGCGCTCAAAGACCCCGAAGAGCCGGGAGAACCAGACGAAGAAACCGCGTTCGCGCCGGCGGCCGATGCTGCTGGCCGGGCGGTCACTGGCGGCCATGTTCGCCGTGCTGGCGCTGGTCCTGACCGGCGGGGCGTGGCAGTGGAGCGCATCCAAAAACGAGCAGCTGAACACGGTGAGCGCGCTCGACCCGAATTCCGGCGACATCGTCGACCCCAACGGGCAGTACGGCGACGAAAACTTCCTGATCGTCGGAATGGACTCGCGCGCCGGCGCGAATTCCGAGATCGGCGCCGGTGACACCGAGGACGCCGGCGGTGCCCGGTCGGACACCGTGATGCTAGTCAACATCCCGGCGAGCCGGAAGCGGGTGGTGGCGGTGTCGTTCCCCCGCGACCTGGCGATCACCCCCATCCAGTGCGAGGCGTGGAACCCCGACACCGGCAAGTACGGGCCCATCTACGACGACAAGAAGGGGACGTGGGGCCCCCGGATGGTCTACACCGAGACGAAGCTGAACTCGGCGTTTTCTTTCGGCGGCCCGAAGTGCCTGGTGAAGGTCATCCAGAAGCTGTCCGGCCTGAGCATCAACCGCTTCATCGCAATCGACTTCGTCGGTTTCGGGCGAATGGTCGAAGCCCTCGGCGGCGTCGAGGTGTGCAGCACCACCGCGCTGCGCGACTACGAATTGGGCACGGTGCTCGAACACGCCGGACGTCAGGTCATTGACGGGCCGACCGCCTTGAACTATGTGCGAGCCCGCCAGGTCACCACCGAGAGCAACGGCGACTACGGTCGCATCAAACGTCAACAATTGTTCTTGTCGTCGCTACTGCGTTCGCTGATCTCCGAGGACACGTTGATGAACCTCAACAAGCTCAACAACGTCGTCAACATGTTCATCGGCAACAGCTACGTCGATAACGTCAAGACCAAAGACCTGGTACAGCTGGGCCAGTCGTTGCAGCATATGGCAGCCGGCCACGTCACGTTCGTGACCGTGCCGACCGGCGTGACGGACCAGAATGGCGACGAGCCGCCCCGGACGGCCGACATGAAAGCGCTGTTCGCCGCCATCATCAACGACGATCCGCTGCCGCTGGAAAACGACCACAACGCGCAGACGCTGGGGAACTCGCCGACGACGACGCCGGCCACAACGAAGAAGGCGCCCCCGCCGAACGGCACCGGCGAAGTCCAGCGCGAACAGGTGATCACCACGTCGCCGCGGGAAATCACGGTGCAGGTCTCCAACGGGACCAGCACCGCCGGTCTGGCGACCACCGCCGCCGACCAGCTCAAGCGAAACGGCTTCAACGTGATGACCCCGGACGACTACCCGAATTCGTTGAAGGCCACCACGGTGTTCTTTTCCCCGGGCAATGAGCAGGCCGCGGCAACCGTGGCCGCGGCGTTCGGCAATTCGAAAGTCGAGCGGGTCACCGGGATCGGACACGTGGTTCAGGTAGTCCTCGGCCCGGATTTCAGTTCGGTGACCACCCCGCCGCCCAGCGGCTCGTCGGTCAGCATGCAGATCAGCCGCAATTCCAGCACCCCGCCGACCAAGCTGCCCGAAGATCTGACGGTCACCAACGCTGCCGACACCACCTGCGAGTAA
- the phoU gene encoding phosphate signaling complex protein PhoU gives MRTAYHEQLSELSERLGEMCGLAGIAMERATQALLQADLVLAEQVISDHEKIATLSARAEESAFVLLALQAPVAGDLRAIVSAIQMVADIDRMGALALHVAKIARRRHPQHALPEEVKGYFAEMGRVAVELGNSAQEVVLSRDPEKAARIREEDDAMDDLHRHLFSVLMDREWKHGVAAAVDVTLLGRFYERFADHAVEVARRVIFQATGRFPEDETTPHSR, from the coding sequence ATGCGAACCGCTTACCACGAGCAACTCTCGGAACTGTCCGAGCGGCTCGGTGAGATGTGCGGGCTGGCAGGCATCGCTATGGAGCGGGCGACCCAAGCCTTGCTGCAGGCCGATCTGGTGTTGGCCGAACAGGTGATCTCCGACCACGAAAAGATCGCAACGCTGAGCGCCCGGGCCGAGGAAAGCGCGTTCGTGCTGCTGGCCCTGCAGGCCCCGGTCGCCGGTGATCTCCGGGCGATCGTGAGCGCGATCCAGATGGTGGCCGATATTGACCGGATGGGCGCACTTGCCCTGCACGTCGCCAAAATTGCCCGCCGGCGGCATCCGCAGCATGCGTTACCCGAAGAGGTCAAAGGGTATTTTGCCGAAATGGGCAGAGTGGCAGTCGAATTGGGCAACAGCGCGCAAGAGGTCGTGTTGTCCCGCGACCCGGAGAAAGCGGCCCGGATCCGCGAAGAAGACGACGCGATGGACGATCTGCACCGGCATTTGTTCAGCGTGCTGATGGACCGGGAATGGAAGCACGGCGTGGCGGCGGCGGTCGACGTGACGTTGCTGGGCCGGTTCTACGAACGCTTCGCCGACCATGCCGTCGAAGTGGCGCGACGCGTGATCTTCCAGGCGACCGGGAGGTTTCCCGAAGACGAAACGACGCCACACTCTCGCTAA
- the pstB gene encoding phosphate ABC transporter ATP-binding protein PstB: MAKRLDLKDVNIYYGSFQAVADVSLSILPRSVTAFIGPSGCGKTTVLRTLNRMHEVVPGGRVEGTVLLDDENIYGPGIDPVGVRRAIGMVFQRPNPFPAMSIRDNVVAGLKLQGLRNRKVLDETAEYSLRGANLWDEVKDRLDKPGGGLSGGQQQRLCIARAIAVQPDVLLMDEPCSALDPISTMAIEDLISELKQDYTIVIVTHNMQQAARVSDQTAFFNLEAVGKPGRLIEIDDTEKIFSNPSQKSTEDYISGRFG; encoded by the coding sequence GTGGCCAAGCGGTTGGACCTCAAGGACGTCAACATCTACTACGGGTCGTTTCAGGCCGTCGCCGATGTGTCCTTGTCGATTCTGCCTCGCAGCGTGACGGCATTCATCGGCCCGTCGGGGTGCGGCAAGACCACAGTGCTGCGCACGCTGAACCGGATGCATGAAGTGGTCCCCGGCGGGCGCGTCGAAGGCACCGTGCTGCTCGACGACGAAAACATCTACGGGCCAGGCATCGACCCGGTCGGGGTGCGGCGGGCAATCGGGATGGTTTTCCAGCGGCCCAACCCGTTCCCCGCGATGTCGATTCGTGACAACGTGGTTGCCGGCCTGAAGTTGCAAGGCCTGCGCAACCGCAAGGTGCTCGACGAAACCGCTGAATATTCGCTGCGCGGCGCCAACCTATGGGATGAGGTCAAAGACAGGCTGGATAAACCCGGCGGCGGGTTATCCGGCGGGCAGCAACAGCGGTTGTGTATCGCGCGGGCCATCGCGGTCCAGCCCGACGTGTTACTGATGGATGAGCCGTGCTCGGCGCTGGATCCCATCTCCACGATGGCGATCGAAGACCTGATCAGTGAATTGAAGCAGGATTACACGATCGTCATCGTCACGCACAACATGCAGCAGGCCGCCCGGGTGAGCGATCAGACGGCGTTCTTCAATCTGGAGGCCGTCGGCAAGCCGGGCCGCCTGATAGAAATCGACGACACCGAGAAGATCTTCTCCAACCCGAGCCAGAAATCCACCGAGGACTACATCTCCGGCCGCTTCGGCTAG